One window of the Salifodinibacter halophilus genome contains the following:
- a CDS encoding endonuclease/exonuclease/phosphatase family protein — translation AAHVLAGGDAQRPGVDFYATHLHNERDGGAIRRRQIDSLLGFVDATAHGGRTIVAGDFNTDADAPELAALRARYADAFAT, via the coding sequence CCGCCGCGCATGTGCTCGCCGGCGGCGACGCGCAGCGCCCCGGCGTGGATTTCTACGCCACTCACCTGCACAACGAGCGCGACGGCGGCGCGATCCGCCGGCGCCAGATCGACAGCCTGCTCGGCTTCGTCGACGCCACCGCGCACGGCGGCCGCACCATCGTTGCCGGCGACTTCAACACCGACGCCGACGCGCCGGAACTGGCGGCACTGCGCGCCCGCTACGCCGATGCGTTCGCTACCG